Below is a window of Penaeus vannamei isolate JL-2024 chromosome 34, ASM4276789v1, whole genome shotgun sequence DNA.
tttcccctctctatctttctctctctataaatatacatatatatatgtgtgtgtatatatatatatatatatatatatatatatatatatatatatatatatatatatatatatatatatacatatgtctgcgtatacataaatatatatgcatatatatatacgtgtgtatatatatatacgtggatgtCGGTAcgggtgtttgtgtatggatgagtgagtgggtgggtgtgtatgtgggtataaatgtgcgtatatacaagtatatatatgtgtgtgtgtgttacatcaattataaatattatcaactttattgttactaatgttatcattattactattcaaaaaaaaaattatatatatatatatatatatatatatatatatatatatatatcataattctaTTTGCGCCGTCCTTCCGCCCTACATTTTATGCCTGAAATCCTGTTTCATGTGAGTGCGGATTCCAAGACTCTCCATTTTGATATAAGATGGATGTCTTATGCCTGAAACCATGTCCCACGTGACTGGAATATgctcatttctatttttgtttttatatcatcagttattatcaccgtcattagtattagtattggtcttatcattattattattattattattattattattattataattatacgaggcattatcattgtcatcatcataatcatcattatttgtagttgtatcattatcgttattactacttttattattgttgttgttgctttttccttcttatttttatcattatcattcttattatcattatgatcatagctatcaatactattattcttatgattataaatatcacttatcattattattactattattattatcactgtcattattattatgaaaatatcattatcattacttttactattattatcattatcattatttttatcattNNNNNNNNNNNNNNNNNNNNNNNNNNNNNNNNNNNNNNNNNNNNNNNNNNNNNNNNNNNNNNNNNNNNNNNNNNNNNNNNNNNNNNNNNNNNNNNNNNNNNNNNNNNNNNNNNNNNNNNNNNNNNNNNNNNNNNNNNNNNNNNNNNNNNNNNNNNNNNNNNNNNNNNNNNNNNNNNNNNNNNNNNNNNNNNNNNNNNNNNNNNNNNNNNNNNNNNNNNNNNNNNNNNNNNNNNNNNNNNNNNNNNNNNNNNNNNNNNNNNNNNNNNNNNNNNNNNNNNNNNNNNNNNNNNNNNNNNNNNNNNNNNNNNNNNNNNNNNNNNNNNNNNNNNNNNNNNNNNNNNNNNNNNNNNNNNNNNNNNNNNNNNNNNNNNNNNNNNNNNNNNNNNNNNNNNNNNNNNNNNNNNNNNNNNNNNNNNNNNNNNNNNNNNNNNNNNNNNNNNNNNNNNNNNNNNNNNNNNNNNNNNNNNNNNNNNNNNNNNNNNNNNNNNNNNNNNNNNNNNtttttattattttttttttttttctttcctctttttcgtcttcgttcAGGTCGATTTGCTCTTAATAGCCTCGCATTCTCGGAGAATCCCCAAATtacaatcgttctctctctctctctctctctctctctctctctctctctctctctctctctctctctctctctctctctctctctctctctctctctctctcctttctttcttcctcactttattttctcctttctttttcccgccaaaacgacGTGACAACCAGACCTCAAGCAGAcgtctgagaaagagaaagagagagacagacagacagacagagaaattcgTGTTTTCCGGGGCTTTTTAAACGTTCCGCGGAATGAGAGAGACCGGAAAGCGCCACAAGCGGGAAAGACCAAGTTGAAGACGAGCCGAGAGATCGCGTTCAACCTCAGTCACGTGATTTTCGCACGATCGGATGCCTCGCTGTTGACGGTGTGGTTTGATTTCTGTGATATGATCGTGCGATATATTTCTCGTCGCGCGATTAACTTTCCTTTGTCTCCGTTTTACTTTCACTTTACttgtcttttcctctattttttgtcaataatagtaattcaaaattacagtaattattatcaattacctatcctgagaaatatatatatgtatatatatatacatattgtagagGAAATTACAGGATTTGTAGTTAAAACACATTCAGGAATCACAAAATGAGATTATTTctttaaagaaagataaattttgaaaaaaaggtgGCGATTCTTACGTGATAGTAATAAATAACCcgaatgaaaatggtaattagaTGCTAAATGAGGTAACAAAATCTAAGCACTCTTATCGCCAAATTTCGCAGTCGTTACAACAGTCACATCAAAATTTCATTTTATTCAACTACATTACCTTGATTATTTTTCACTTGCCCCATTGGGAGTGAAAATGCGCTTCAGTTAGTAACCAAAGACAATCAGAACATACGTCATAGGCTGTTGCTAAGATGTAGGTCACCTTGCATCTTTGCAATTGAAGGAAAAGTgtagtgtgcgtgcatgtgtgtgtgtgtgtgtttgtctgtgtttgtgtgtgcatgtgtgtgtacatgtgtgtgtgtgtgtgtgaaagttagAGAGTGAGTATGTAACACTGTGAATTAGAACATGAATTTTAACACTAAACCAATTCCAGAATTCAAATTAATCAACCAAGCTATCAATGCCTTGTATTTCATTCGTATTTTCCCAAACTGCAACTTTTCCCCTGTGAGTTGCCAGAAGCACGATGTCTAacgcccttctctccccccaggCCGCCGACAGCCTTCGGGGCGCCGCCTGATGTTGGTGCCTCGGGCCGCCCCAACCTGCGCCATGCCTGCTGCTTCGCCCTCCCGCCCTACCCCCGCCGCCCCCAGGCCCTTCACGCCCGCCCCGGGGTACGCCCAGTACCACATGGCAGTGGTACATGCGTCGCACATGCCCACTGGATATGGTAGTCGACCTTCGCTCCCCAGCCCGCGGTACCTCGGAGTGCCACCTGGCAACCACCTGGCAGCGGCACTCACTCAGCCGTCGCCCCCAGGACTGCCCAGGTCACGCTCGCCGCGCCCTTCCCCCGTCCAGTACGAGGCTGTGCAACCTCCGGCGAGAGCCATGCCTCCCGCATTTCGCCCTGTGGGCATCCACGGCGCCCTCAGCTCGCCCAAGCAGGCGTCCGTGTGCCCCGAGGCCCGTGGCTCGTACCCGGCGCCTGAACTCCCCGAGAGCCACCCGGTGCAGTGGCCCTCCGACGCGCCCCTGCCTGGCTCCGACATGCCCTTCGACCTCTCCACGCACAACCGGGAGCCCCGCATGTCGCCGGCCTCCAGACCTCTCGACCTCTCGGAGTCGGAGCAGCCGCTCGACCTCCGAGTGAAGAAGAGGCatcaggaggaggacgagaacatGAACATCGTCGTGCGCCggacgccgcccacgccgccccgaCGGCCCGTCTCGCCCAAGTACGTGAGCGCGGGCCACGGGTTCCGGTCACCGCACCCGCACGAGGCGCCGCCCGCGCCCGTGGAGAGTGAACACAAGACCAGCAGCCTCCCGCTGGTGCACGTGACCAGCCCGGTCAGCACGCGCACGCCGCCCGTGGTGTATCCCCAGCCAGTCCACCAGCCCGTGCACCACACCGTGCACCACACTGTGCACCAGAGTGTACATCAGACTGTACACCAGCCTGTTCCCGTGTACACTGAATGTCGACCTCTACCTCCGGCCTCGTCTGTCAGACCGCCCTACCCCATGATGGGTCTTCCTCACAACGCCTACCACCTGGGCCCGCCCGCAGGGTCCCCGCAGATGGTGGCAGGGTACAGAGGGCCTCCGCCCGGACCGCAGGGTCATCCTGCCCTCTACCAAGTCGTGGGAGACCGCATGCCGAAGGGCGTGACCCCGCACACGGAGCCCCATGGGCCGTCCCCAGTCCTCCCAGGGATGTCCACCGTCAAGCCGCGCGAGCGCTACGCATGCAAGTTCTGCGGCAAGGTGTTCCCTCGCTCGGCCAACCTGACGCGGCACCTGCGGACGCACACGGGCGAGCAGCCGTACAAGTGCAAGTTCTGCGAGCGCTCGTTCAGCATCTCGTCCAACCTGCAGCGCCACGTCCGCAACATCCACAACAAGGAGAAGCCCTACAAGTGCCGCCTCTGCGACCGCGCCTTCGGCCAGCAGACCAACCTGGACCGCCACATGAAGAAGCACGACTCCGACGGCCCCACGATCCTCGACGGCAGCCCCAAGCGGTACACGTCGCGGCCGCGGGAGGAGGCGACGACGACTGCGTCCGAAGAGAAGGACTCCTGCGACCTCAGCGGGTCTTTGGAGAGCCGCAGCGACATGGTCGGGCCcgaggaagacgacgaagaggaTGAGTACATTGATgtcgaggaagaggacgaggacgaggacgaagaggacctcggagagaaggaaagagaaaaaatatcctgCGCCGTGACCATAAAGTCCTCGGCGACTCCCATGGAAGTCGACGGCGCCGAGGCCATGGTGCAGCCCGTGGCCGTCATCACTGCgtgattccttcttcttttagtaCATCCTAAAAGTGTCCTCGGAAAAGACTCGAGTGCAGGATAGGGATCACTGTTAAGACGAACTTTTAGTCACGGCAGTAAACCAGAAACGTTTGGTCCTTTAGACATTATCTGTACCAAAAACACCAAGTGATGCCATTGTGGAGACCTTATCTTAGCAGTGAGAATTGTTTCCTGTCTAATGACTACCTAATGTTCAATCTTCTCGTTCGATGAGAGTTGGTTGAACATGGTTGTGAAtacggaagaaggaagagcaaagaCAATTCAGGAagtgtctcactctctgtcctcGAACTTATCTTTATTTAAGCCTTAAACTCTTCCTGCTGGAATTGATTTCTTGTACAAATTTCCGACCAACTCACGCGTATGGGTAACAGAGTGCAACATACCTTAGTCCGGCCAACTTGAGAAATGAAGGTTCCTTgtgaattgttatatatattatgtatatacttgaAGCCAATGTGCTCACAGAcattgagaaggagaggaagtatcTGTAATTTTTAAGTAGCCCACTGTAGTACAACTAGCCTAAGTGCATCGCCGTAGTCAAACACCAACTATAGGTTCACGCTTAAATAAgtctccttcacccttttccttcccagtCCCATTCTTATGGTCTTCTCCTACCTTGAAAATCCACGTCACGACGTCTCAAAGCAGGATGTTAGAAGGAAAACCTTTCCCTGTTGAAACCCCCACGCCCATCTGGAACCCCATCGCCCGAACGCTGCAGAGGAAAGCCCAACCTCTGCACGAAACCCCCTGCTTCCCACCCTGTCTCCCCTACGTGCCTTGGCGTCATAGTTACAGCTAGAGCAACAGCAACGGGTCTTCAAGATGATCAGGGACTTGGTCTCAGCCACTCTGAGGGCGTCTGGTCGTCAGGTTGCCCCGACTGCGACTGTCATGACTGAAATGATAGAACCTCGTTCTTTAGGCTTTAATTTGTCATCCGTCGGAGATCTGTGCACCTTTCTGTAATTTTTGTAATGGTTTCCAAAAGACCCCGTCTacacgccctttctctctctctctctctctctctctctctctctctctctctctctctctctctctctctctctctctctctctctctctctctctctctctatttatatatgtgtgtgtatacatatacatatatatatatatgtatgtatgtgtgtatatatatatatatatatatatatatatatatatatatatatatatatatatatatatatgtatgtatgtatgtatgtatgtatacacacaaacacacacatctccctctctttctctcacgtaaCATCTGCCTAGAGTTCTAACTGACATTTAAAGGAGCATAGTTATAACTACCATCTTAATATGATCAACATTGATGTCTATATCTGTTTGAAGCTGCCATTTAAATCTGTCAGACTGTTTTCTCGAGATCTAAACGACCTTAGTCTACCATTGTTTCCGTAAATGTTCATTATCTTCTTCCCAGTATTCTtcaactttccttcctccttcgttacCCTCTGGACGTAAGTGACGAGTCGTATGGTGTTCATGTTGAATTCCGTTGCCAGCTAAATTCGTAGACATGACATTGATCTACGTATCGTGAAATTGCCCTACGAAAGATGTGGCCCTGTCACTTCGAAAGTATCATCAACCACGCGTTACAAAAGGGTGCCATCCATACTAGTGTCATACTATTTCGCGTCTTAGTGGATGTCACACCTTGACACATACCATAATATTACACGTCTCTCTAGCACTCCAGGTCCAACTGCTCTCAAGGAACAAACAAGAGCCAGCAATTCAAATTCCGCCCCCTCAGAATGTGAATATACGtgtcacatatacatagataaatatacaaatgaagatatacatatatttacatataggtcAGTACAAGCATGATATAGTCGCAGTCGATGTGTCATATATAGACAATTTATTTTCCTCTCGTGGGTTAGAGTGTATGATGATTCTATAATCTTGTATAAGCctcaaaatatataaaagaggCCTCGCTAGTCAGGCGATCACATGGTGCTAAAATGAGATTTAAAATTTATGATATATTAAAGACCTTTTATGAAATTATTCTTACTGTAGGTATAAGAGAAAACACAATTTGTTAGTTTTGGAAATAAATATGACAAATGTAATGTTAGTGTCTATACCCCCTGCAGATTGCCACCagattatgaaataaataaaaatcattgaagTATTGACGGCTTAATATACCCGGTCTCAAGACAGTAATTGCTATCTGTAATCTCCAAAATACATTGCACTTATAGTCTAAATTATTGGTATATACGAATAGTATAAAAGTAAactaaaattattaataaaatatcACTAAGATTATGACATTATTAATA
It encodes the following:
- the LOC138868055 gene encoding histone-lysine N-methyltransferase PRDM16-like, translating into MLVPRAAPTCAMPAASPSRPTPAAPRPFTPAPGYAQYHMAVVHASHMPTGYGSRPSLPSPRYLGVPPGNHLAAALTQPSPPGLPRSRSPRPSPVQYEAVQPPARAMPPAFRPVGIHGALSSPKQASVCPEARGSYPAPELPESHPVQWPSDAPLPGSDMPFDLSTHNREPRMSPASRPLDLSESEQPLDLRVKKRHQEEDENMNIVVRRTPPTPPRRPVSPKYVSAGHGFRSPHPHEAPPAPVESEHKTSSLPLVHVTSPVSTRTPPVVYPQPVHQPVHHTVHHTVHQSVHQTVHQPVPVYTECRPLPPASSVRPPYPMMGLPHNAYHLGPPAGSPQMVAGYRGPPPGPQGHPALYQVVGDRMPKGVTPHTEPHGPSPVLPGMSTVKPRERYACKFCGKVFPRSANLTRHLRTHTGEQPYKCKFCERSFSISSNLQRHVRNIHNKEKPYKCRLCDRAFGQQTNLDRHMKKHDSDGPTILDGSPKRYTSRPREEATTTASEEKDSCDLSGSLESRSDMVGPEEDDEEDEYIDVEEEDEDEDEEDLGEKEREKISCAVTIKSSATPMEVDGAEAMVQPVAVITA